The following proteins are co-located in the Acinetobacter sp. NCu2D-2 genome:
- the argF gene encoding ornithine carbamoyltransferase, with the protein MALRHFLTLRDLSTLELNQILQRAIELKRKQHNNEVFQPFVGKVMGMIFEKSSTRTRVSFEAGMSQFGGSAIFLSSRDSQLGRGEPVEDSARVISSMLDIVMIRTFGHDIVERFASYSKVPVINALTDDHHPCQLLADMQTYIEHRGSIEGKTVAWIGDGNNMCNSYIEAAHMWGFKLKIAAPKGYEPQEKFLSEFAHCVELVESAEDAAVNADLIVTDVWASMGQEEEQKIREKAFADYQVNERLMDLAHPDCLFMHCLPAHRGEEISENMLDHKNAVVWDEAENRLHAQKALVEFLLNENLKKD; encoded by the coding sequence ATGGCTCTCCGTCACTTTCTAACTTTACGTGATTTATCGACTTTAGAACTTAACCAAATTTTGCAACGTGCGATTGAACTCAAACGTAAGCAGCATAACAATGAAGTTTTCCAACCATTTGTTGGTAAAGTCATGGGTATGATTTTTGAAAAATCGAGTACTCGTACACGTGTTTCGTTTGAAGCTGGCATGAGCCAATTTGGCGGTAGCGCGATCTTCCTTTCATCACGTGACTCACAATTGGGTCGTGGTGAACCGGTTGAAGATTCTGCTCGCGTTATTTCAAGCATGCTTGATATCGTCATGATTCGTACTTTTGGTCATGACATCGTTGAACGTTTTGCATCTTACTCAAAAGTTCCAGTAATCAATGCTTTAACAGATGACCACCACCCTTGTCAGTTACTTGCAGACATGCAAACGTATATTGAGCATCGTGGTTCAATTGAAGGCAAAACTGTAGCTTGGATTGGCGATGGCAACAATATGTGTAATTCATATATTGAAGCAGCGCATATGTGGGGCTTTAAACTTAAAATTGCTGCACCAAAAGGCTATGAGCCACAAGAAAAATTCCTTTCTGAATTTGCTCACTGTGTAGAATTAGTTGAATCTGCAGAAGATGCAGCTGTCAATGCAGATTTGATCGTGACTGACGTTTGGGCAAGTATGGGTCAGGAAGAAGAACAAAAAATCCGTGAGAAAGCCTTTGCTGATTACCAAGTCAATGAACGCTTAATGGATCTAGCTCATCCAGATTGTTTATTTATGCACTGCTTACCTGCGCACCGTGGTGAAGAAATTTCAGAAAATATGCTTGATCACAAAAATGCAGTTGTTTGGGATGAAGCTGAAAACCGCCTTCATGCTCAAAAAGCTTTGGTTGAATTTTTACTGAATGAAAACCTAAAAAAAGACTAA
- the argC gene encoding N-acetyl-gamma-glutamyl-phosphate reductase, which yields MISVGIVGGTGYTGVELLRLLLRHPNVQVTTLTSRTEAGRRVDDMFPSLRGHTDLQFSDLNIEVLKACDVVFFATPHGVAMKHAEELVAANTKVIDLAADFRLQDLEQFEKWYGLEHACPALLKESVYGLSELNREKIKQANVIGNPGCYPTTVQLGLAPVLKSAEALVKPESIIIDAKSGVSGAGRKASLGMIYSENADNFKAYGVAGHRHHPEIVEALENISGQKGVFEHILFVPHLVPMIRGMLSTIYIDLTEAGQSADLQALYEAFYANEAFVDVMPAGSSPETRSVRGANQLRIALYKPQPTKLVILVAQDNLVKGAAGQAIQNMNLMFGFKEDAGLTQIGLLP from the coding sequence GTGATTTCAGTGGGTATTGTTGGTGGTACAGGTTATACAGGCGTTGAACTTTTACGTCTTTTATTACGTCACCCAAATGTACAAGTAACAACACTGACTTCGCGTACTGAAGCAGGTCGCCGCGTAGACGATATGTTCCCAAGTTTACGTGGTCATACCGATCTTCAATTTTCAGATTTAAATATTGAAGTATTAAAAGCATGTGATGTGGTGTTTTTTGCAACACCGCATGGTGTGGCTATGAAACATGCAGAAGAGTTAGTGGCTGCGAATACCAAAGTCATCGACTTGGCTGCAGACTTCCGTTTACAAGACTTAGAACAGTTTGAAAAATGGTATGGTTTAGAGCATGCCTGCCCAGCGCTTCTTAAAGAATCTGTATATGGTCTTTCAGAATTAAACCGTGAAAAAATTAAGCAAGCCAATGTGATTGGTAACCCAGGTTGTTATCCAACAACCGTTCAATTGGGTCTTGCACCTGTTTTAAAATCTGCAGAAGCTTTGGTTAAACCTGAGAGCATTATTATAGATGCTAAATCAGGCGTATCAGGTGCAGGGCGTAAAGCAAGTCTTGGCATGATCTATTCTGAAAATGCAGATAACTTCAAGGCTTATGGCGTTGCGGGACATCGTCATCATCCTGAAATTGTGGAAGCGCTTGAAAATATCTCAGGTCAAAAAGGTGTGTTTGAACATATCTTATTTGTTCCTCATTTGGTGCCAATGATCCGCGGTATGTTGTCGACGATCTACATTGATTTAACCGAAGCAGGTCAGTCAGCTGATTTACAAGCATTGTATGAAGCATTTTATGCTAACGAAGCATTCGTTGATGTTATGCCAGCTGGCAGTTCACCAGAAACACGTTCTGTGCGTGGTGCAAACCAGCTCCGTATTGCACTTTATAAACCACAACCAACGAAGCTTGTGATTTTAGTGGCTCAAGATAACTTGGTAAAAGGTGCAGCAGGTCAAGCAATTCAAAACATGAATTTGATGTTTGGATTTAAAGAAGATGCTGGTTTAACTCAAATTGGTTTATTACCATAA
- the clpS gene encoding ATP-dependent Clp protease adapter ClpS yields the protein MPSNKRHMSLSDIQNSFFQSGIIDWHLNPRLENESFDDEDSDIAVQTAPPEIKRPPMYAVVLLNDDYTPMEFVIEILQQYFAMNLDQATQVMLTVHYEGKGVAGVYPRDIAETKANQVNNYARYQGHPLLCQIEPKD from the coding sequence ATGCCAAGCAACAAGCGTCATATGTCTCTAAGCGACATTCAGAATTCTTTTTTCCAGTCTGGTATAATTGACTGGCATCTAAATCCGCGCCTAGAAAATGAATCTTTTGATGATGAAGATTCTGACATTGCAGTGCAAACGGCACCACCAGAAATTAAACGACCGCCCATGTATGCTGTTGTTTTATTGAACGATGATTACACCCCAATGGAGTTTGTAATCGAAATTTTACAACAATACTTTGCAATGAATCTTGACCAAGCCACACAAGTAATGCTAACTGTACATTATGAAGGAAAAGGTGTTGCTGGGGTCTATCCAAGAGACATTGCAGAGACCAAAGCGAACCAAGTCAATAATTACGCTCGATACCAAGGTCATCCTTTATTGTGCCAAATCGAGCCTAAAGATTAA
- a CDS encoding YgjP family zinc-dependent metalloprotease: protein MTLSQLPEIQITRNLRSTRLRLRIDGQQIKLTAPVFCTQRQIQNFIQQSEGWIIKTWQAQQQRVESIERILPSEIQLFDRSTAIQTQYNTQKQNYIYDDVQNVLTVSTRQPEIYLKQFVIEYAKQVLPLYLKAVSEQIGLNYQQCKIRQPKTRWGSCSAKHDIMLNSGIVLFQESVVRYLCVHELAHTRHFDHSARFWALVQQFDPNHKIHRQLLKNTPLPYWWNES from the coding sequence ATGACCCTATCCCAACTCCCAGAAATTCAAATTACTCGTAATCTACGCTCAACTCGACTGCGTCTAAGAATCGATGGACAGCAGATTAAACTCACAGCACCTGTATTTTGTACGCAGCGTCAAATACAAAATTTTATCCAGCAATCTGAAGGTTGGATCATTAAAACATGGCAGGCACAGCAGCAGCGCGTTGAGAGCATTGAGCGGATTTTGCCCAGTGAAATTCAGTTATTTGATCGAAGTACAGCGATTCAAACTCAATACAACACACAAAAACAAAACTATATATACGACGATGTACAGAATGTACTAACTGTAAGTACCCGCCAACCTGAAATTTATTTAAAGCAGTTTGTGATCGAATATGCTAAACAGGTTTTGCCTCTGTATTTGAAAGCTGTTTCAGAACAAATTGGACTGAATTATCAGCAGTGTAAAATTCGGCAGCCCAAAACACGTTGGGGGAGTTGTTCAGCGAAGCATGACATTATGCTCAACAGTGGCATTGTTTTATTTCAAGAATCAGTAGTGCGTTATTTATGTGTGCATGAGTTGGCGCATACTCGGCATTTTGACCATAGCGCACGTTTTTGGGCATTAGTACAGCAGTTTGATCCAAATCATAAAATACATCGACAATTGTTAAAAAATACACCACTGCCGTATTGGTGGAATGAAAGTTAA
- a CDS encoding aliphatic sulfonate ABC transporter substrate-binding protein, with protein sequence MVHSKLLFTFSLISSIFLTACNKSEAPKVETAAAEASYKADTVRIGYQRSSTLMTLLKETGELEQQLAEKKVKVSWHEFTSGQPLAEALNVGSIDVTADVADTVPVFAQAAKANLTYYVKETASPNAQAILIPQNSSINTVADLKGKKIAVTKAAGSHYLLIAALNKAGLSFKDIEPAWLSPADGRAAFEHGGVDAWVTWEPYVSSGTVVQHAKILASGEGLASYTRYYLTGHKFAQENPAILNDIVNALKEKAAWVKQNPDDAAKVLAPLWGNLPTEVVLKANANRSYDVQGVVLDDMPEQQKIADAFFNEKLIPNTIDAKSSDIYPLK encoded by the coding sequence ATGGTTCATTCAAAGTTATTATTCACTTTTTCGCTTATATCGAGCATTTTTCTAACTGCGTGTAATAAGAGCGAAGCACCAAAAGTTGAAACGGCTGCTGCAGAAGCAAGCTATAAAGCAGATACTGTGCGCATTGGTTATCAACGTTCATCAACACTGATGACTTTATTAAAAGAAACCGGGGAACTTGAGCAACAACTGGCTGAAAAGAAAGTCAAAGTCAGCTGGCATGAATTTACCAGTGGTCAACCACTGGCTGAGGCGCTCAATGTTGGCAGTATTGATGTCACCGCCGATGTTGCTGACACCGTACCTGTCTTTGCACAAGCAGCGAAAGCCAATCTCACTTATTATGTAAAAGAAACAGCATCACCTAATGCACAAGCGATTTTGATTCCACAAAACTCTTCGATTAACACCGTTGCAGATTTAAAAGGTAAAAAGATTGCAGTGACTAAAGCTGCAGGTAGTCACTATCTATTAATTGCTGCTTTAAATAAAGCGGGCTTAAGTTTTAAAGATATTGAACCTGCATGGTTAAGTCCAGCAGATGGTCGTGCGGCATTTGAACATGGTGGTGTCGATGCATGGGTAACATGGGAACCGTATGTATCAAGTGGTACAGTCGTGCAACATGCGAAGATTCTAGCTTCTGGCGAGGGCTTGGCAAGCTATACACGTTATTACTTAACTGGGCATAAATTTGCTCAGGAAAATCCAGCCATCTTAAATGACATCGTCAATGCATTAAAAGAAAAAGCGGCTTGGGTAAAACAAAATCCCGACGATGCAGCAAAAGTCCTTGCACCTTTATGGGGTAATTTACCAACAGAAGTTGTTTTAAAAGCGAATGCAAATCGTAGCTATGATGTTCAAGGCGTCGTATTAGATGACATGCCAGAGCAACAAAAAATTGCGGATGCTTTCTTTAATGAAAAGCTGATTCCAAATACGATTGATGCAAAATCGTCAGATATTTATCCATTGAAATAA
- a CDS encoding rhodanese-like domain-containing protein: MSNIPELNFVQIREKLINGEEIAIVDLREEHIYAQAHPLFSTNISLSRLEIEILNRIPRLDTTIVIYDDADGRVERAFEKLTRYGYNRVHVLQGGVQAWERDGGELFIDVNSATKAFGEWVEHFKHTPSLSAEEVLAKIDANENIVILDARRFDEYNTMSIPTGQSVPGAELVLRAPSLVKDENTTIIVNCAGRTRSIIGTQSLVNAKINHPVYALRNGTIGWTLAGQELAHGQQKSFKDQKTSLKPELLENAKDLAQRAKVKTISLDVLNTLKADATRTTYVFDVRDEDEYITGHLAGSKWVAGGQLVQETDHNAAVRGARIVLIDDQLIRAYMTASWLGQMNWEVYVLDTDFSAVLTEQGAWQPNVPASKAISTLTPQQLVDLQQQRDVAIWDVLPFAQYKKGHIPDAAWLLKADAIELIQKPEWQAKDVIVLTCGKSVLAKFAAEDIEPYLAEHQTLYVLEGGNTGWKTAGFQLVTDNVITLSAQIDRYKRPYEGTDNSREAMQAYLDWEFGLVDQLKKDGTHGFFVV, encoded by the coding sequence ATGTCAAATATTCCAGAACTTAATTTTGTTCAAATCCGAGAAAAACTCATCAATGGTGAAGAAATTGCAATCGTTGACCTGCGCGAAGAACATATCTATGCGCAAGCGCATCCGCTGTTTAGTACCAATATTTCGCTTTCTCGTTTAGAAATAGAAATTCTTAATCGTATACCACGTTTAGATACCACGATTGTTATTTATGATGATGCAGATGGTCGCGTAGAACGTGCATTTGAAAAATTGACACGTTATGGCTATAACCGAGTTCATGTCCTGCAAGGGGGAGTTCAGGCATGGGAGCGTGATGGTGGTGAGCTATTTATAGATGTAAATTCTGCTACCAAAGCCTTTGGTGAATGGGTCGAACATTTTAAACATACGCCGTCTTTAAGTGCTGAAGAAGTGCTAGCCAAAATTGATGCGAATGAAAATATCGTGATTTTGGATGCACGCCGTTTTGATGAATATAACACCATGAGTATTCCAACAGGTCAAAGTGTGCCAGGCGCTGAATTGGTTTTACGTGCACCATCATTAGTCAAAGATGAAAATACGACGATTATTGTCAATTGTGCTGGACGTACAAGAAGCATTATCGGAACACAGTCTTTGGTCAATGCAAAAATTAATCATCCCGTTTATGCACTTCGAAATGGCACTATTGGTTGGACTTTAGCAGGTCAGGAACTAGCGCACGGTCAACAGAAATCCTTTAAAGATCAAAAAACATCGCTGAAACCTGAACTTTTAGAAAATGCAAAAGATTTAGCACAACGTGCCAAGGTGAAGACAATTTCTTTGGATGTGTTAAATACATTAAAAGCAGATGCTACACGCACGACCTATGTATTTGATGTGCGTGATGAAGATGAATATATTACAGGACATCTTGCGGGTTCAAAATGGGTGGCTGGCGGGCAATTGGTTCAGGAAACTGACCATAATGCTGCTGTAAGAGGTGCGCGTATTGTACTGATTGATGATCAACTCATACGTGCTTATATGACAGCTTCGTGGTTAGGACAAATGAATTGGGAAGTCTATGTTTTAGACACGGATTTTAGTGCAGTATTGACTGAGCAAGGGGCTTGGCAGCCGAATGTGCCTGCGAGTAAAGCCATTTCAACCCTTACACCACAGCAACTTGTTGATTTGCAGCAACAGCGCGATGTCGCAATTTGGGATGTTCTACCTTTTGCACAATATAAAAAAGGACATATTCCAGATGCTGCTTGGTTACTCAAAGCTGATGCGATTGAATTGATCCAGAAACCTGAATGGCAAGCCAAAGACGTGATTGTGCTGACATGTGGTAAATCTGTATTAGCCAAGTTTGCAGCCGAAGACATAGAGCCATACTTAGCGGAACATCAAACACTTTATGTACTTGAAGGTGGAAATACAGGCTGGAAAACGGCTGGATTTCAATTGGTGACTGATAATGTCATTACATTGTCTGCGCAAATTGATCGTTATAAACGTCCCTATGAAGGAACAGACAACTCTCGTGAAGCAATGCAAGCATATTTGGATTGGGAGTTTGGACTTGTAGATCAATTGAAAAAAGATGGCACACACGGCTTCTTTGTGGTTTAA
- a CDS encoding DUF6776 family protein, which translates to MTQQESNDTNLYHEYDKKAWTKTNMPLVIGGVIIAVSSGLLGYTVGHRQGLTVVGFDADAEQLVEVVQKQKASLETLNKNYNAAVQERDLAVSNSNDLYTAMKVARDEYAQAESLSVIYREILRQRGGIALAVQHLGIKPLPENAFEYHLDLVQVSPNRARATGTVEIRLIKGTEILVVPLEDKNFNFENFERLTGRWTMPKGFVPQFVEVRLSGGSKPVARRFSWGQGKPIENQSAFLSEIPQTAANAN; encoded by the coding sequence ATGACGCAGCAAGAGTCAAACGATACTAACCTCTATCACGAGTATGATAAAAAAGCATGGACGAAAACCAATATGCCTCTGGTTATTGGTGGCGTTATTATTGCTGTCAGCAGTGGTTTATTAGGTTATACAGTTGGACATCGTCAAGGTCTCACTGTGGTTGGTTTCGATGCAGATGCAGAACAATTGGTTGAAGTGGTGCAAAAGCAGAAAGCCAGCCTAGAAACATTGAATAAAAACTATAATGCAGCCGTTCAGGAACGTGATCTCGCTGTAAGTAATTCAAATGACCTGTATACCGCGATGAAAGTTGCACGTGATGAATATGCACAAGCTGAAAGCTTAAGTGTGATTTATCGTGAAATTTTACGCCAACGTGGTGGGATTGCATTGGCAGTTCAGCATTTAGGTATTAAACCACTGCCTGAAAATGCCTTTGAATATCACCTTGATTTAGTTCAAGTGAGCCCAAATCGTGCGCGTGCTACAGGTACAGTCGAAATACGTTTAATCAAGGGTACCGAAATTTTGGTTGTACCACTTGAAGATAAAAACTTTAATTTTGAAAATTTTGAGCGTCTTACAGGTCGTTGGACGATGCCAAAAGGCTTTGTTCCACAATTCGTTGAAGTTCGCTTATCCGGTGGTTCTAAACCTGTGGCACGTCGCTTCAGTTGGGGTCAGGGTAAACCAATCGAAAACCAATCTGCATTTTTGTCTGAAATTCCTCAAACAGCCGCAAATGCAAATTAA
- the clpA gene encoding ATP-dependent Clp protease ATP-binding subunit ClpA → MLSRQLEVSLRLAVSMARQKRHEFLTVEHLLLALLDNDSAVNALKACGADIIVLRKELEEYVEQHTPKLGENNEQAPHPTESFDRILQRAIFHVQSSGGDRTVEGADILVAMYSERDSFAVYLLKRHQINRLTLTQYLAHGTRKEEVQAEEEIEELDGESTSSSSSGPLDLYTTNLNIEAQKGKTDPLIGREKEIERAAQILCRRRKNNPLLVGDPGVGKTSIAEGLAWLIVNGKAPKPLENAEIYSLDIGALVAGTKYRGDFEKRLKQLLNALKKKPDAVLFIDEIHMIIGAGSSMGSTMDASNLIKPALANGSLRCIGSTTFQEYRQVFEKDHALSRRFQKIDVNEPSITETIDILRGLKTKFEEFHSVQYDDQALVSAVELSAKFINDRFLPDKAIDVIDEAGAQRRLKAEQEDTLITVENIEDIVSKIARIPPKTVSKDDKTVLENLERDLKRVVFGQDEAIEALASAIKLSRAGLKSPDKPVGSFVFAGPTGVGKTEVTKQLAKLMGVELVRFDMSEYMERHAVSRLIGAPPGYVGFDQGGLLTDAIHKNPHCVLLLDEIEKAHPDVFNLLLQIMDHGSLTDNNGRKSDFRNVVLVLTTNIGAESISRVSIGFMDQDNSNDNQEAMKKAFSPEFRNRLDGVIQFKALQTTIIENVVDKFLTELQAQLDEKKVILEVDQSAREWMAENGYDRLMGARPMQRLIQEHLKKPLAEMILFGELAENGGNVAVSVKKENGKAVGLNLEVFEDSTAEPA, encoded by the coding sequence ATGCTCAGTCGTCAATTAGAAGTATCACTACGTTTGGCTGTAAGCATGGCTCGTCAGAAGAGACATGAGTTCCTGACTGTAGAACATTTATTATTGGCATTACTTGACAATGATTCTGCTGTAAATGCATTAAAAGCATGCGGTGCAGATATTATTGTGCTTCGAAAAGAACTTGAAGAATACGTCGAACAACATACCCCTAAATTGGGTGAAAATAACGAACAAGCCCCACATCCGACTGAGAGTTTTGACCGCATTTTACAGCGTGCCATTTTCCACGTTCAATCGAGCGGTGGAGATCGTACTGTAGAAGGTGCGGATATCTTAGTTGCAATGTATTCTGAGCGTGATTCTTTTGCGGTTTATCTGTTAAAACGTCATCAAATCAATCGTTTGACCTTAACCCAATATTTGGCTCACGGTACACGTAAAGAAGAAGTTCAAGCTGAAGAAGAAATTGAAGAACTCGATGGTGAGTCAACTTCTTCTAGTTCTTCGGGGCCACTCGATCTTTACACGACAAATCTCAATATTGAAGCGCAAAAAGGTAAAACCGATCCATTGATTGGACGCGAAAAAGAGATTGAACGAGCTGCACAAATTCTATGTCGCCGTCGTAAAAATAACCCGCTGCTAGTAGGTGATCCAGGTGTAGGTAAAACATCGATTGCTGAAGGGTTAGCGTGGTTGATTGTGAATGGTAAAGCACCGAAACCACTTGAAAATGCTGAAATCTATAGCTTAGATATTGGTGCTTTGGTTGCAGGTACTAAATATCGTGGTGATTTTGAAAAGCGTTTAAAACAACTTTTAAATGCTTTAAAGAAGAAACCAGATGCAGTACTGTTCATTGATGAAATTCATATGATCATCGGTGCAGGCTCTAGCATGGGTAGCACTATGGACGCATCGAACCTCATCAAGCCTGCTTTAGCTAATGGTTCTTTACGCTGCATCGGTTCAACAACGTTCCAAGAATATCGTCAAGTTTTCGAAAAAGATCATGCCTTGTCTCGTCGTTTCCAAAAAATTGATGTCAATGAGCCATCAATCACTGAAACAATCGACATTTTACGTGGTTTAAAAACCAAGTTCGAAGAATTCCATTCAGTTCAATATGACGATCAAGCTTTGGTGTCTGCGGTAGAGTTATCGGCGAAGTTTATTAATGATCGTTTCTTGCCCGATAAAGCCATTGATGTCATTGATGAAGCAGGCGCGCAGCGCCGTCTTAAAGCTGAGCAAGAAGATACTTTAATTACTGTTGAAAACATTGAAGACATTGTGTCTAAAATTGCACGTATTCCACCAAAAACTGTATCTAAAGATGATAAGACAGTTTTAGAAAATCTTGAACGTGATCTGAAACGTGTAGTCTTTGGTCAAGACGAAGCAATTGAAGCACTCGCTTCAGCGATTAAACTGTCTCGTGCTGGCTTGAAGTCGCCAGATAAACCAGTGGGTAGTTTTGTATTTGCTGGTCCTACTGGTGTTGGTAAAACTGAAGTCACCAAGCAGCTTGCCAAACTTATGGGTGTAGAGCTTGTTCGTTTCGATATGTCTGAGTATATGGAACGTCACGCAGTATCCCGTTTAATTGGTGCACCTCCAGGTTATGTTGGTTTCGACCAGGGTGGTTTGCTGACTGATGCGATTCATAAAAATCCACATTGTGTTCTACTCTTGGATGAAATTGAAAAAGCGCATCCAGATGTGTTTAACCTGTTATTACAAATTATGGATCATGGCTCGTTAACCGATAATAACGGTCGTAAGTCAGATTTCCGTAATGTGGTATTGGTTCTGACTACGAATATTGGTGCGGAAAGTATTTCTCGTGTCAGCATTGGTTTTATGGATCAAGACAATAGCAATGATAACCAAGAGGCAATGAAAAAAGCATTCTCACCAGAGTTCCGAAACCGTTTAGATGGTGTGATTCAATTTAAAGCACTGCAGACCACAATCATTGAAAATGTCGTGGATAAGTTCCTGACAGAGCTTCAAGCACAATTGGATGAGAAGAAAGTTATTCTGGAAGTGGATCAATCTGCTCGTGAATGGATGGCTGAAAATGGCTATGACCGCTTGATGGGTGCTCGTCCAATGCAACGTCTAATTCAGGAACATTTGAAGAAACCACTTGCTGAAATGATTCTGTTTGGTGAACTTGCAGAAAACGGCGGTAATGTTGCTGTATCTGTGAAGAAAGAAAATGGCAAAGCAGTAGGTTTAAATCTTGAAGTATTTGAAGATTCTACGGCTGAACCTGCTTAA
- a CDS encoding YnfA family protein → MMTDFSLTKLMVTVGLFFLTALMEILGCYFPYLILNQGRSQWLWIPTILALATFVWLLTLHPAASGRIYAAYGGIYICSALLWLRYVDQIALTRWDFLGGCIVMAGALLIILQPQGFVR, encoded by the coding sequence ATGATGACTGATTTTTCATTGACTAAACTTATGGTCACCGTAGGATTATTTTTTCTGACGGCTTTGATGGAAATACTGGGGTGTTATTTTCCTTATCTAATTTTAAATCAGGGGCGTAGTCAGTGGCTATGGATTCCAACCATATTGGCTCTGGCTACATTTGTCTGGTTACTGACATTACATCCTGCTGCATCTGGACGTATTTATGCCGCTTATGGTGGTATCTATATTTGTTCAGCACTCTTATGGCTACGTTATGTTGATCAAATTGCACTGACCCGTTGGGACTTTCTGGGTGGATGTATCGTCATGGCAGGTGCACTGCTGATTATTCTGCAGCCACAAGGTTTTGTGCGCTAA